The following coding sequences lie in one Peribacillus frigoritolerans genomic window:
- the ade gene encoding adenine deaminase has protein sequence MKKNLLKRRIDVAAGRTPADSVIKNGQIIDVFNGDIYTGDIAIVDGYFAGIGRYEGISEIDAAGKFLCPSFIDGHVHIESSMVRPSELAKILLLHGVTCIVADPHEIANVSGKKGMEYMIEQSDELPFDFYFMMPSCVPATEFEHSGAVLRSEDLKSFYQNPRVLGLAEVMNFPAVSHTEEDMLQKIYDANRLGKSIDGHAAGLSGQQLDVYMSAGIKTDHECTTAEEAKERLRKGMYLMIREGTVAKDLINLIPVINEKNSRRCLFVTDDRHLDDIASEGSIDHNVRLSIETGVPPITAIQMATINAAECFGLKEHGAIAPGYKADFLLLDDLDSINIHSVFKDGKLMVHNNHLLNFPDDRKQVVDDGLKHSVHFHEITKDDLAIPFKNELANIIEITPNSLITKHAIEPVTPNHDGLFHFSEHVDHLKLAVIERHHLTKQLGLGIVKGLGLKSGAIATTVAHDSHNLIIAGTNDQDMLLAATEIKKMQGGLTVIQNGEILASLPLPIAGLMSECNYMDVVHSLKKIDEALLKLGANRHFNPFLTLAFLALPVIPEIKLTDQGLFSVSEFRHIPIEASKPVD, from the coding sequence ATGAAAAAAAACTTGCTTAAAAGGAGAATTGACGTTGCAGCAGGAAGAACTCCAGCAGATAGCGTCATTAAAAACGGGCAAATCATAGATGTTTTCAATGGGGATATCTATACAGGCGACATTGCGATCGTCGATGGTTACTTTGCTGGAATTGGGCGTTATGAGGGTATTTCGGAAATCGATGCTGCAGGAAAATTCCTATGCCCTTCATTCATTGATGGCCATGTCCATATTGAATCATCGATGGTCAGGCCTTCTGAACTCGCAAAAATCCTACTTTTACATGGTGTGACCTGCATCGTTGCAGATCCTCATGAAATTGCCAATGTTTCTGGCAAAAAGGGCATGGAATATATGATTGAACAATCCGATGAACTTCCTTTTGACTTTTACTTCATGATGCCCTCTTGCGTACCTGCTACGGAGTTTGAGCATTCTGGTGCTGTCTTAAGAAGTGAAGATTTAAAATCATTTTATCAAAACCCGAGGGTGCTCGGTTTAGCCGAAGTCATGAATTTCCCTGCTGTTTCACATACGGAGGAGGATATGCTGCAAAAAATATACGATGCAAATAGACTAGGCAAAAGCATCGATGGCCATGCAGCCGGATTATCCGGACAACAGCTCGATGTTTATATGAGTGCAGGCATAAAAACGGATCATGAATGCACTACTGCGGAAGAGGCAAAAGAAAGACTGCGTAAAGGAATGTATCTTATGATCAGGGAAGGCACGGTTGCCAAAGACTTAATAAACCTGATTCCGGTTATTAACGAGAAGAACTCCCGCCGTTGTTTATTCGTCACCGATGACCGGCACCTAGATGATATTGCATCTGAAGGAAGTATCGATCACAACGTTCGACTTTCCATAGAAACAGGTGTCCCGCCAATTACCGCCATTCAAATGGCGACCATTAATGCAGCAGAATGCTTTGGTTTAAAGGAACATGGTGCAATTGCACCTGGATACAAGGCAGACTTCCTTCTATTGGATGATCTTGATTCTATCAACATCCACTCGGTCTTTAAAGATGGAAAGCTAATGGTTCATAATAATCATTTACTTAACTTTCCAGATGATAGGAAACAGGTTGTTGACGACGGGTTGAAGCACTCCGTTCATTTTCATGAAATAACCAAAGATGATTTGGCGATACCTTTTAAAAATGAGTTAGCTAATATTATTGAAATAACTCCAAACAGCTTGATTACAAAGCATGCGATTGAACCGGTCACACCTAATCATGATGGACTATTCCATTTCTCCGAACATGTTGATCATTTAAAACTAGCTGTAATTGAAAGGCATCATCTGACCAAACAATTAGGTCTTGGAATCGTCAAAGGGCTCGGGTTGAAATCAGGTGCAATTGCCACTACAGTAGCCCATGATTCACATAATTTGATCATTGCCGGAACGAATGATCAGGATATGCTGCTGGCAGCAACGGAAATCAAAAAAATGCAGGGTGGATTGACCGTAATCCAAAATGGGGAAATACTCGCTTCCCTTCCCCTTCCAATAGCTGGATTGATGAGTGAATGTAATTATATGGATGTGGTCCATTCATTGAAAAAAATCGATGAAGCCCTATTGAAACTCGGTGCTAACAGGCATTTCAACCCTTTTCTTACACTTGCATTCTTGGCGTTACCTGTCATCCCTGAAATCAAACTGACGGATCAGGGTTTATTTTCCGTTTCTGAGTTTAGGCATATACCCATCGAAGCCTCAAAGCCAGTCGATTAA
- a CDS encoding endonuclease I family protein has protein sequence MKYSFEVLEKEREMAMAALVNFNDNREYYDETKDQELKLAYYKDGSLDREGLKDLLVATHKNQLNYSPHRHVYPWVDLQENGQLKSLYSGKGMDPVQVIEEDIRILEVLSRDIESTNSENTLVNCEHVVPQSWFDKKEPMRGDLHHLFACEPTCNSSRSNYPYHDFEDYIPERSAAGIKAGCGKSDESKFEPEYGKGIVARASLYFLLRYEGIIDSGKIDLALLLEWHRLFPVSTYEKHRNQAIHEMQGNRNPYIDFPEMAEIWN, from the coding sequence ATGAAGTATAGTTTTGAAGTACTTGAAAAAGAACGGGAAATGGCAATGGCTGCACTAGTCAACTTCAATGATAACCGCGAATACTATGATGAAACCAAAGATCAGGAACTTAAGCTAGCATACTACAAAGATGGTTCATTGGACCGGGAAGGATTGAAGGACCTACTTGTGGCAACCCATAAAAACCAGCTGAACTACTCACCGCATCGTCATGTTTACCCATGGGTGGACTTACAGGAAAATGGCCAGCTGAAAAGTCTGTATTCCGGTAAAGGGATGGATCCCGTACAAGTGATTGAGGAAGATATCCGTATACTGGAAGTGTTGTCAAGAGATATTGAATCAACAAATTCGGAGAACACTCTCGTTAATTGTGAACATGTAGTACCTCAATCATGGTTCGATAAAAAAGAACCGATGAGGGGGGATTTGCATCATCTGTTTGCCTGTGAACCAACGTGTAATAGCAGCCGTAGTAACTATCCATACCATGATTTTGAGGATTATATCCCTGAAAGATCCGCTGCCGGTATAAAAGCGGGTTGCGGGAAATCAGACGAAAGTAAATTCGAGCCTGAATATGGAAAAGGAATCGTGGCGAGGGCATCTTTGTATTTTTTACTCAGATATGAGGGAATCATCGATAGCGGCAAAATCGACCTAGCGCTGCTTTTGGAATGGCATCGGCTTTTTCCCGTCAGCACTTATGAAAAACATAGAAATCAGGCTATACATGAAATGCAGGGTAATCGTAACCCATATATAGATTTTCCCGAAATGGCGGAGATATGGAATTAA
- a CDS encoding amino acid ABC transporter ATP-binding protein — MIVFDRVNKYYGDFHVLKEINLTIKKGEVVVVIGPSGSGKSTLLRCINRLETISQGSLSINGLNVADKKTDINKLRRNIGMVFQHFHLYPHKTVLENIMLAPRKVLGQSEEEAKKIALKYLDKVGIGDKANSFPSQLSGGQQQRVAIARGLAMGPEIMLFDEPTSALDPEMIGEVLDVMKALAHEGMTMVVVTHEMGFAREVADRIVFMDEGRVLEEASPAEFYANPREERARLFLSRILNH, encoded by the coding sequence ATGATAGTTTTTGACCGAGTGAATAAGTATTATGGTGATTTCCATGTATTGAAAGAAATTAATCTTACAATTAAGAAGGGGGAGGTGGTAGTGGTCATCGGTCCTTCCGGTTCAGGGAAAAGTACACTGCTTCGATGCATTAATCGTCTAGAGACCATTTCGCAAGGTTCCCTTTCCATAAATGGTCTAAATGTAGCGGATAAAAAAACGGACATAAACAAACTTCGTCGGAATATCGGTATGGTTTTCCAGCATTTTCACTTGTATCCCCATAAAACAGTGCTCGAGAATATCATGCTTGCTCCCAGGAAGGTTCTAGGACAATCTGAAGAGGAAGCGAAAAAGATTGCACTGAAGTATCTGGACAAAGTGGGGATTGGAGATAAAGCGAATTCATTTCCTTCTCAGCTTTCAGGTGGACAGCAGCAACGGGTAGCGATTGCCAGAGGTTTGGCAATGGGCCCCGAAATCATGCTATTTGATGAACCTACCTCAGCCTTGGATCCAGAAATGATTGGCGAGGTACTGGATGTAATGAAAGCACTTGCCCATGAAGGAATGACGATGGTCGTGGTCACGCACGAAATGGGATTTGCCCGTGAAGTAGCGGATCGAATTGTATTCATGGACGAAGGCAGGGTTTTAGAAGAGGCATCACCGGCTGAGTTTTACGCCAATCCTCGTGAAGAGAGGGCTCGTTTATTCCTTAGCCGTATATTAAATCATTAA
- a CDS encoding amino acid ABC transporter permease — translation MDFAGAYTPDNLKFLLEGFWVTLQVAFISIILSFIIGGLVGIIRYAKVPVLSQILALIVETVRNLPLLLIIFFTYFALPEIRIKLEIIPAAIVALTIFESAMLSEVIRSGLKSIDKGQMEAARSSGLSYTQALIHIILPQALRRMVPPIVSQFISLLKDTSLAVVISLPELTHHGQIIYGQSQKYLIPILILVALMYFIVNYSLSLVAQRLELKRT, via the coding sequence ATGGATTTTGCAGGTGCCTATACACCAGATAATCTTAAGTTTTTATTAGAAGGATTTTGGGTAACGCTCCAGGTAGCTTTTATATCCATTATTCTAAGTTTCATTATTGGCGGCCTTGTAGGTATAATCCGATACGCAAAAGTGCCGGTGTTATCACAAATATTAGCTCTGATTGTAGAAACGGTTCGTAATTTGCCTCTGTTATTAATAATATTTTTTACCTATTTTGCTTTGCCGGAGATACGGATTAAACTGGAAATCATTCCAGCAGCCATAGTTGCCTTGACAATTTTTGAGTCAGCCATGCTTTCTGAAGTCATTCGAAGTGGGCTAAAATCCATTGATAAAGGCCAAATGGAAGCTGCCCGTTCATCAGGATTGAGCTATACACAGGCATTGATACATATTATTCTGCCCCAAGCGCTGCGCCGTATGGTTCCTCCCATTGTCAGCCAATTCATTTCTTTATTAAAGGATACCTCTTTAGCTGTTGTCATCTCTTTGCCGGAGCTGACCCATCATGGTCAAATCATATATGGACAAAGTCAAAAGTATTTAATACCGATTTTGATCCTGGTGGCTCTCATGTACTTCATTGTGAATTATAGTCTTTCTTTGGTAGCCCAGAGACTTGAATTGAAACGAACCTAA
- a CDS encoding amino acid ABC transporter permease yields the protein MLDFSILTENLDMYLLGFKNTIMSSLVALIASLILGVLIAIMRIAPIKLLNWLGTAYVEFIRNIPLLIITFFFFLGLKLSGLYAGTLALTIYTSSFIAEAIRAGILSVPKGQMEAARSSGLTYGQAMRFVILPQAVKIVIPPLGNQFINLVKNSSILAVVAGLDLMYHGDLISSRTFVVFDVYIFVAAFYLILTIPLSFGVGYLEKRLAKSN from the coding sequence GTGCTTGATTTCTCCATTTTAACAGAGAATCTGGATATGTATTTATTAGGCTTTAAAAATACGATCATGTCGAGCTTGGTCGCGTTGATAGCGAGTTTGATTCTTGGTGTGCTAATTGCCATCATGCGGATTGCGCCAATAAAGCTACTAAACTGGCTGGGTACCGCCTATGTCGAGTTCATTCGGAACATACCGTTATTGATCATTACCTTTTTCTTCTTTCTCGGTCTTAAACTAAGCGGTCTATACGCCGGGACATTAGCCTTGACCATTTACACATCATCTTTCATAGCTGAGGCAATTCGAGCAGGTATACTTTCTGTGCCAAAGGGTCAAATGGAAGCTGCCCGTTCTTCAGGCCTGACATATGGACAGGCAATGAGGTTCGTCATTCTGCCGCAGGCCGTTAAAATAGTCATTCCTCCTTTAGGAAACCAATTTATCAATCTAGTAAAGAATTCTTCCATTTTAGCCGTTGTTGCAGGACTCGATCTTATGTACCACGGGGATTTGATTTCTTCAAGGACATTTGTCGTGTTTGATGTGTACATTTTCGTTGCAGCGTTTTACTTAATTCTTACCATTCCTTTAAGTTTTGGCGTTGGTTATTTGGAAAAACGTCTGGCTAAGAGTAATTGA
- a CDS encoding NUDIX hydrolase: protein MNNEDITKKLTLHIPEILGSGNFSKYAVLVPLLEKEDGIHVLFEERSHKLRRQPGDICFPGGKIDKLDHDEQAAALRETYEELNLRKEDIDNVFPIDYLVSPFGMIVYPYAGFVRNHQRIIPNPAEVETIFTVPLSFFMEKPPEIYHVEYKVEPHENFPHDLVVGGENYKWQPKQMEEYFYLYNGRVIWGMTAKILTHFIEILR from the coding sequence ATGAATAATGAAGATATAACAAAAAAACTAACATTACATATCCCTGAAATTTTAGGGAGTGGGAATTTTTCAAAGTATGCTGTATTGGTTCCGCTTCTAGAGAAAGAAGATGGAATTCATGTACTTTTCGAAGAACGTTCACACAAACTGAGGAGGCAGCCGGGGGATATATGTTTTCCGGGCGGGAAAATAGACAAGTTGGACCATGATGAACAGGCGGCGGCCTTAAGGGAAACATATGAGGAACTTAATTTGAGAAAAGAAGATATCGATAATGTCTTTCCTATCGATTATTTGGTATCTCCATTTGGGATGATCGTCTATCCTTATGCAGGGTTTGTTCGTAACCATCAACGGATAATACCCAATCCAGCTGAGGTGGAAACCATTTTTACGGTCCCGCTATCCTTCTTCATGGAAAAACCGCCAGAAATTTACCATGTGGAATATAAAGTGGAACCGCATGAAAACTTCCCCCATGATTTAGTCGTTGGCGGGGAGAATTATAAATGGCAGCCGAAACAGATGGAAGAATATTTTTACTTATATAATGGTCGGGTAATCTGGGGAATGACGGCGAAAATCCTTACCCATTTTATTGAAATTCTTCGTTAG
- a CDS encoding transporter substrate-binding domain-containing protein → MLKKKKWLKLSLLSLLAVILLAGCGGGNDSDKAEEGGGKDKEKDVLAQVKEKDKIVFGVKNDTRLFGLKNPSTGEVEGFDIDIAKALAAEILGDENKVEFKEVTSKTRMALLNNGDIDAIVATMTITEDRKKEVDFTDVYFDAGQSLLVKKGSDIKGIDSLKGKKVLAVKGSTSSINIREKAPEAQVLEFENYSEAFAALKSGQGDALTTDDSILYGMADEDPSYELVGGTFTEEPYGIAVKKGNAEFVEELNKALKSLKDSGKYDEIHDKWIKH, encoded by the coding sequence ATGTTGAAGAAAAAGAAATGGTTAAAATTATCTTTGCTATCCTTACTGGCTGTCATTTTATTAGCTGGATGCGGCGGGGGGAACGATTCAGACAAAGCTGAAGAGGGTGGAGGCAAAGACAAAGAAAAAGATGTTCTCGCACAAGTGAAGGAAAAGGATAAGATCGTTTTTGGGGTGAAAAATGATACAAGGCTATTCGGATTGAAGAATCCTAGTACAGGAGAGGTTGAAGGCTTTGATATCGATATTGCCAAAGCTCTTGCAGCAGAAATCCTTGGTGATGAGAATAAAGTTGAATTTAAAGAAGTGACATCTAAAACCAGGATGGCATTATTGAATAATGGTGATATTGATGCGATTGTAGCGACCATGACAATCACGGAAGATCGTAAAAAAGAAGTAGACTTCACTGATGTTTATTTCGACGCCGGACAATCTTTGTTAGTCAAAAAGGGCAGCGATATCAAGGGTATTGATAGTTTAAAAGGTAAAAAGGTATTGGCTGTCAAGGGCTCTACTTCTTCCATAAATATCCGTGAAAAAGCTCCTGAGGCACAAGTGCTTGAATTTGAAAACTATTCCGAAGCGTTCGCTGCACTTAAATCCGGACAAGGAGATGCATTGACCACGGATGATTCCATCCTTTATGGAATGGCAGATGAAGATCCAAGTTATGAGCTTGTTGGCGGTACATTTACGGAAGAACCTTATGGAATTGCCGTGAAAAAAGGAAATGCCGAATTTGTTGAAGAGTTGAATAAAGCCCTTAAGTCACTTAAAGATTCAGGCAAGTACGATGAAATCCATGATAAATGGATTAAACATTAA
- a CDS encoding aspartate aminotransferase family protein, giving the protein MQVEKQGQDLKAMDGKYVWHHMKGADPTPGAMVIKKGQGAWITDVDGNRFLDGMSGLWCVNVGYGRTELAEAAYEQLKELPYAPLTNSHIPAIKLAEKLNEWLGGDYVIFFSNSGSEANETAFKIARQYHQQKGEHGRYKFISRYRGYHGNSMGALSATGQAQRKYKYEPLAPGFLHVSPPDSYRNPEYESGEKSAAEIERTITWELSETVAAVIMEPIITGGGILMPPDGYMKRVKEICEKNGVLLISDEVICGFGRTGKRFGFMNYDVKPDIVTMAKGITSAYLPLSATAVKREIYEAYIGSDVYDRFRHVNTFGGNPAACAVALKNIEIYENEKLIERSKELGLRFLQEFEEIKTHPNVGDVRGKGMLVGIELVEDKLTKQPIELSKINKVIASCKEKGLIIGKNGDTVAGFNNVLTLAPPLSITEEDFSFIITTVKRTLAEL; this is encoded by the coding sequence ATGCAGGTTGAAAAACAGGGTCAGGATCTTAAAGCGATGGATGGTAAATATGTGTGGCATCATATGAAAGGGGCTGATCCCACCCCTGGGGCAATGGTGATAAAAAAAGGGCAAGGAGCATGGATTACGGATGTTGATGGGAATCGATTCCTGGATGGGATGTCAGGTTTATGGTGTGTCAACGTTGGCTATGGCCGCACGGAACTGGCTGAAGCAGCTTACGAGCAACTGAAGGAACTTCCTTATGCCCCTTTAACGAATAGCCACATTCCGGCTATTAAGCTAGCAGAGAAATTAAATGAATGGCTTGGTGGGGATTATGTGATTTTCTTCTCTAACAGCGGTTCAGAAGCAAATGAGACTGCCTTTAAAATTGCGCGGCAGTATCATCAGCAAAAAGGTGAACATGGACGTTATAAATTCATTTCGCGTTATCGCGGCTATCATGGCAATTCAATGGGTGCCCTGTCAGCTACCGGGCAGGCGCAGCGAAAATATAAATATGAACCGCTTGCCCCAGGATTTCTTCATGTATCACCGCCAGATTCTTACAGAAATCCTGAGTATGAAAGCGGTGAAAAAAGTGCAGCGGAAATTGAACGTACCATTACATGGGAGCTGAGCGAAACGGTGGCTGCGGTCATCATGGAACCAATCATCACTGGGGGCGGAATTTTAATGCCACCTGATGGTTATATGAAACGTGTCAAAGAAATTTGTGAGAAAAATGGTGTCCTTCTCATTTCGGATGAGGTCATTTGCGGGTTTGGCCGTACTGGTAAGAGATTCGGATTTATGAACTATGATGTAAAACCAGACATCGTAACAATGGCTAAAGGAATCACGAGCGCTTATCTGCCATTATCCGCTACAGCCGTCAAACGTGAAATTTATGAAGCGTATATTGGTTCTGACGTATATGACCGCTTTCGGCATGTAAATACATTTGGAGGCAATCCGGCTGCATGTGCCGTCGCTTTGAAGAATATTGAAATATATGAAAATGAAAAGCTTATAGAACGGTCTAAGGAGTTAGGGCTACGCTTTCTGCAAGAGTTTGAAGAAATCAAAACTCATCCCAATGTTGGGGATGTGCGAGGGAAAGGCATGTTGGTAGGGATTGAACTAGTGGAAGATAAACTGACAAAACAACCGATCGAACTTTCCAAAATCAATAAAGTGATTGCATCATGTAAAGAAAAGGGGCTGATCATAGGTAAAAATGGTGATACAGTCGCAGGTTTCAATAATGTCCTGACTCTTGCTCCCCCACTTAGTATAACTGAAGAGGATTTTTCATTCATCATAACGACGGTAAAGCGAACGCTAGCTGAACTATGA
- a CDS encoding AEC family transporter, giving the protein MGFLGVLLPIFGIFVLGFIGQKKFKLDTKSISTMALYLMSPFLVFRTFYSAEFTINYFYLFLFTIVLCLSLILVVYIISYFRNYTVTETSGMILASAFMNNGNYGTPVIFLLFGAAGLDYAIILMVGQQLVMCTIGIYFAAKGSPEGNGVQTAIKAVCRMPIVYGAIAGTVFQFVNIPLSNSVMEAINLVANAAIPTIMITLGMQLANISLKKIAYRKLSVSLVLKLAVSPAIAFLLSLALPVGEMVRHIMIIVAAMPTAANTTMYALQFNTEPEFVSSATFISTSLSLITLPIIFFFVL; this is encoded by the coding sequence ATGGGGTTTTTGGGAGTTCTTTTACCGATATTCGGTATTTTTGTTTTAGGGTTCATCGGTCAGAAAAAGTTCAAACTTGATACAAAATCGATTTCCACGATGGCATTATATTTAATGTCACCTTTTCTTGTGTTCAGGACTTTTTATTCCGCAGAATTTACGATTAATTATTTCTACCTGTTCTTATTCACGATAGTACTTTGTCTTTCTCTTATACTGGTGGTCTACATCATATCTTATTTTCGCAATTATACAGTCACTGAGACGAGCGGCATGATATTGGCATCGGCATTCATGAATAACGGAAATTACGGAACACCCGTCATTTTCCTGTTATTCGGAGCCGCAGGACTCGATTATGCAATCATCCTTATGGTGGGACAGCAGTTAGTGATGTGCACGATCGGCATTTATTTCGCAGCAAAGGGCAGCCCGGAAGGTAACGGAGTTCAAACGGCGATTAAAGCAGTATGTCGAATGCCAATTGTTTATGGAGCTATTGCCGGTACAGTATTTCAGTTCGTTAACATACCTTTAAGCAATTCGGTTATGGAAGCTATTAACCTTGTTGCAAATGCAGCGATCCCCACAATAATGATTACACTGGGAATGCAGCTGGCCAACATTTCGCTGAAAAAAATAGCCTATCGGAAGCTATCAGTTTCGCTGGTCCTTAAACTTGCCGTGTCACCGGCCATTGCCTTCCTGTTATCTCTCGCCTTGCCAGTGGGTGAAATGGTCAGGCATATCATGATCATCGTAGCTGCCATGCCAACGGCGGCCAACACTACGATGTATGCGCTCCAATTCAACACGGAGCCTGAATTCGTATCAAGTGCTACGTTCATAAGTACATCATTAAGCCTGATTACTCTGCCAATCATCTTTTTCTTTGTATTATAG
- a CDS encoding nucleoside deaminase — MEMAVQLANENVLAKNGGPFGAIIVKDGNVVGRGCNNVTTANDPTAHAEVQAIRDACRNLDSFQLTDCEIYTSCEPCPMCIGAIYWARPKAIYYACTKEDAAIIGFDDHFIYQELALPMENRRIKMKQLSFNDHDLPFRTWETNTEKVKY; from the coding sequence ATGGAGATGGCTGTTCAGCTTGCAAATGAAAATGTATTGGCGAAGAACGGAGGTCCTTTCGGTGCTATAATCGTAAAAGATGGCAATGTCGTAGGCAGAGGATGTAATAATGTGACAACGGCCAACGATCCTACTGCTCACGCCGAAGTACAGGCGATTCGTGACGCATGCAGGAACCTCGACAGCTTCCAGCTTACAGATTGTGAAATATACACTAGCTGCGAACCTTGCCCCATGTGCATCGGTGCTATTTATTGGGCACGTCCAAAAGCCATTTATTACGCATGCACTAAAGAAGACGCTGCAATTATTGGTTTTGATGATCACTTTATATACCAAGAACTTGCCCTGCCAATGGAAAATCGCAGAATTAAAATGAAACAATTGTCTTTTAATGATCATGATTTACCATTCCGAACATGGGAAACCAATACTGAAAAAGTGAAGTATTAA
- a CDS encoding lactonase family protein → MVKHDQQNIIGYIGTYTKGNSKGIYRFTLDTAKGKLSTPVLAAELTDPTYVAISQDKKNLYAILKESGSGGVSAYSINEDSGELTFLGKQLTPNGSSCHISVDSKKQVLVTSSYGEGVIESYPLHDDATPLPVSSTVQHEGQGPNEERQEKAHTHFAGFTPDERFIAAVDLGIDKVITYKIHSGVLEEVNSLSVAPGSGPRHLTFHPNGKFAYVMAELVPEVIVLSFDSQTGSFSELQTVRTVPEDFKENNQGSAIHISDDGQFVYAANRGHDSIAVYQINQETGKLAFVDLVSTEGHWPRDFSLDPSGKFLIASNEQSGNLTLYARNEHDGKLTLLQKDVQVPFPVCVKFL, encoded by the coding sequence ATGGTAAAACATGATCAACAGAACATTATTGGATACATAGGCACTTACACAAAAGGAAACAGCAAAGGTATTTACCGATTTACTTTAGATACAGCAAAAGGAAAACTCAGCACACCGGTTCTTGCAGCAGAATTGACCGATCCGACTTATGTCGCCATCAGCCAGGACAAAAAGAATCTCTACGCCATTTTAAAAGAATCGGGCAGTGGAGGAGTTTCAGCCTATTCGATTAATGAAGATTCAGGTGAGCTTACCTTCTTGGGCAAACAACTGACACCAAATGGCTCTTCCTGCCATATAAGTGTCGACAGCAAGAAACAGGTTTTGGTCACTTCCAGTTATGGAGAAGGCGTGATTGAATCATATCCGCTTCATGACGATGCGACCCCTTTGCCTGTATCATCAACTGTTCAACATGAAGGTCAAGGACCGAATGAAGAACGTCAGGAAAAAGCACACACTCACTTCGCTGGTTTCACACCAGATGAAAGGTTCATTGCTGCAGTCGACCTCGGGATAGATAAAGTAATAACCTATAAAATACATAGTGGGGTTTTGGAAGAAGTAAACAGCTTATCTGTTGCTCCCGGCAGCGGACCACGGCATCTGACTTTTCACCCAAACGGAAAATTTGCATATGTTATGGCAGAACTGGTACCAGAAGTCATTGTTTTGAGCTTCGATAGTCAAACTGGAAGTTTTTCTGAATTACAAACTGTTCGGACCGTCCCGGAAGATTTTAAGGAAAATAACCAAGGAAGCGCCATTCATATTTCTGATGACGGGCAATTCGTATATGCCGCAAACCGGGGACATGATAGTATTGCCGTTTACCAAATCAATCAAGAAACAGGCAAACTGGCATTCGTGGATCTGGTTTCTACCGAAGGTCATTGGCCACGTGATTTTTCATTGGATCCTAGCGGAAAATTCCTGATCGCTTCTAATGAACAATCAGGAAACCTGACACTATATGCACGGAATGAACATGACGGAAAATTAACATTATTGCAAAAGGATGTTCAAGTTCCCTTCCCTGTTTGCGTAAAATTCTTATAA